Proteins from a single region of Pseudomonadota bacterium:
- a CDS encoding HlyD family efflux transporter periplasmic adaptor subunit, with translation MSVIRERRSSLVGIRLTMAAALMCWSLGATGCAGSGGAQGASPAANLTVAPVRVKTVRPQKGAALTSSVEQPADVASYYRVDLLAQTAGTVRFIEKTMGDSVKAGERLAELEPLDRSLAKTEKAMLRAPFDGEVSARSVDVGAFISSAAIVPGAPALISLTRTDIVTVSMKVPESFTAWVTPDTEAELRFDAFPGRALKCRLSRISPSMSAIDRTLLVEVDLYNGTADQYKAFSAREKATGNADLKSRKLPVFPEGLDAGGAARIRPGMFGRMKLSFKGVGGAALIPSSAIVRQGGLSYVYRVEGGKASRVLVQVNTDDGVNARVLVPENGGASTRELSESDEIVVSNQGELEDGSPVTAAPSP, from the coding sequence ATGTCAGTAATACGAGAGAGACGTTCTTCTCTTGTCGGCATTCGTCTGACGATGGCTGCCGCGCTCATGTGCTGGAGCCTCGGAGCGACGGGCTGCGCGGGCAGCGGTGGCGCGCAGGGTGCGTCCCCCGCCGCCAACCTGACCGTGGCGCCCGTGCGCGTGAAGACGGTTCGCCCACAGAAGGGAGCGGCGCTGACCTCGAGCGTCGAGCAGCCCGCCGATGTGGCCTCCTACTACCGTGTCGATCTGCTGGCCCAGACCGCGGGCACGGTGAGGTTCATCGAGAAGACCATGGGCGATTCGGTGAAGGCGGGCGAGCGCCTGGCAGAGCTCGAGCCCCTCGATCGATCGCTGGCGAAGACCGAGAAGGCGATGCTGCGGGCGCCCTTCGATGGCGAGGTATCGGCTCGATCGGTCGATGTGGGTGCGTTCATCTCGAGTGCCGCCATCGTTCCTGGCGCGCCGGCCCTCATCTCCCTGACCCGCACCGACATCGTCACGGTGTCGATGAAGGTGCCGGAGAGCTTCACCGCGTGGGTGACGCCAGACACCGAAGCCGAGCTGCGCTTCGACGCGTTCCCCGGACGCGCGCTGAAGTGCCGGCTCAGCCGCATCTCGCCCTCGATGAGCGCCATTGACCGCACCTTGCTGGTCGAGGTCGATCTGTACAACGGCACGGCCGATCAGTACAAGGCCTTCTCTGCGCGAGAGAAGGCCACGGGCAACGCCGATCTCAAGAGCCGCAAGCTCCCTGTCTTCCCGGAAGGCCTCGACGCGGGTGGCGCCGCGCGCATCAGGCCCGGCATGTTCGGTCGCATGAAGCTCTCCTTCAAAGGAGTCGGCGGCGCAGCGCTCATTCCCAGCAGCGCCATCGTCCGTCAGGGCGGCCTCTCGTATGTCTATCGGGTTGAGGGGGGGAAGGCGTCTCGCGTCCTCGTTCAGGTGAATACCGACGACGGGGTGAACGCGCGCGTGCTGGTTCCAGAGAACGGGGGAGCGAGCACCCGCGAGCTCTCTGAGAGCGATGAGATCGTGGT